In a single window of the Podospora pseudocomata strain CBS 415.72m chromosome 2 map unlocalized CBS415.72m_2, whole genome shotgun sequence genome:
- a CDS encoding uncharacterized protein (EggNog:ENOG503NZ7Q; COG:I): MDSHLRRKDTTKGPPLRILSLDGGGVRGYSMFLILQELMHRTFVEIEGRAPKRSEIPKPCDHFDLIVGTGTGGLIALMLGRLRLDIETCKELYVRLTRMVFETDKTIAGIPYRSTLFKATKLEEAIKECVREHTVYEREGNDLSETSSTYPMSTASRSSAAYPRRHSSNASVISFSAKSPTSQAARPAFSSRWGNPNARLYDERENRTKTAITAVYRGTQRGGAPALLRSYDSRKEPAPEFDCKIWQAGRATCAIGLAFKPIQIGHSVFHDDGAGTFNPSITALDEAVVNEWPGREVGVFVSVGTGKRPKSSDTNSTLWYEGFMGEFAEARRRLIAKIEGCEKIHELMKKEHLPKRGVNIEHYYRLNVEVGVGEFGMNEWNRLAEISTNTRRYLAREEEQKMVQGASSKLAKIHFAKLRWERLGSMSAAEQEKKLPEISMPLAVELPGDIPVFPPRTPPSRQSYESGSDMLPRPGVSTPSPRSSGERFPPSPLGITQPYSSAPTLAPPPPPQGGRPAKPPNNDDADRLTVNAPTPSQYRTASGSDKIAIVSADDYPRRYQELPSQQQPLPVRDGPPPLPPKTPLPERQHSTSGRGAAPALPYPLDEDAPPAVNLARKPNYVAK; encoded by the exons ATGGACTCCCACCTGAGGCGCAAGGACACCACCAAAGGTCCGCCCCTGCGCATCTTATCACTAG atggtggaggtgttcGCGGCTATTCCATGTTCCTGATCCTGCAAGAGCTGATGCACCGGACGTTCGTCGAAATCGAAGGTCGGGCCCCCAAACGATCCGAGATACCTAAGCCATGCGATCATTTTGACCTCATTGTTGGCACTGGCACCGGTGGCCTCATCGCCTTGATGCTTGGCAGGCTGCGTCTGGATATCGAGACATGCAAGGAACTGTATGTGCGCCTGACGCGCATGGTGTTTGAGACGGACAAGACCATCGCTGGGATTCCCTATAGGTCTACGCTGTTCAAGGCgaccaagctggaggaggcaaTCAAGGAGTGTGTCAGGGAGCATACGGTGTATGAACGAGAGGGCAACGACCTGTCTGAAACGAGCAGCACGTATCCCATGTCCACTGCCTCGCGATCGAGCGCTGCCTATCCGAGAAGGCATTCGAGCAACGCGAGTGTGATCAGCTTCAGCGCCAAAAGCCCAACATCGCAGGCAGCAAGGCCCGCCTTTTCTTCACGCTGGGGCAATCCCAACGCCCGCTTGTATGACGAGAGGGAGAACAGGACCAAGAC TGCCATTACAGCTGTATATCGAGGTACCCAACGAGGCGGCGCTCCGGCGCTTTTGCGATCCTACGATTCCAGAAAGGAGCCCGCTCCTGAGTTTGACTGCAAGATTTGGCAAGCTGGGAGAGCAACCTGCGCCATCGGTTTGGCTTTCAAGCCGATTCAGATCGGTCACTCGGTTTTCCACGACGATGGCGCTGGTACCTTCAACCCTTCCATCACTGCTCTGGACGAGGCAGTGGTGAATGAGTGGCCCGGCCGTGAGGTTGGCGTATTTGTCAGCGTCGGAACGGGAAAGCGGCCAAAGAGCAGTGACACAAACTCGACCTTGTGGTACGAGGGCTTCATGGGGGAGTTTGCCGAGgccaggaggaggttgatagCCAAGATTGAGGGCTGTGAGAAGATTCATGAGCTCATGAAAAAGGAACACCTGCCCAAGCGGGGTGTCAACATTGAGCATTATTACCGGCTCAATGTGGAGGTGGGCGTGGGAGAGTTTGGCATGAATGAGTGGAACCGGCTGGCCGAAATCAGTACCAACACCCGGCGCTatttggcgagggaggaggagcagaagatGGTACAGGGAGCGTCATCgaagctggccaagattCACTTCGCCAAGTTGCGGTGGGAGCGTCTCGGATCCATGAGTGCCGCAgagcaagaaaagaagttGCCGGAAATCTCGATGCCTCTGGCTGTTGAGTTGCCAGGCGATATTCCTGTCTTCCCTCCTCGCACACCACCCAGTCGACAGTCGTACGAGTCTGGAAGCGACATGCTTCCAAGGCCCGGTGTCAGCACGCCGTCCCCCAGAAGTTCAGGCGAGCGGTTCCCGCCTTCGCCGCTGGGCATCACGCAGCCGTACTCGAGCGCCCCTACTCTAgcccctccgccgcctccccaaGGTGGTCGCCCGGCTAAGCCTCCGAACAATGACGACGCAGACCGGCTGACGGTGAATGCTCCGACGCCCTCGCAGTACCGAACGGCGTCAGGCTCAGACAAGATTGCTATTGTGAGCGCGGATGACTACCCTCGACGGTACCAAGAGCTTccatcacagcagcagccattACCAGTACGTGATGGACCTCCCCCCTTGCCTCCCAAAACACCGCTTCCCGAGAGGCAACATTCAACCTCTGGGCGAGGAGCTGCTCCTGCGCTGCCTTACCCCCTGGATGAAGATGCACCGCCGGCTGTGAACCTTGCCAGGAAACCAAACTATGTGGCCAAATAA
- a CDS encoding uncharacterized protein (EggNog:ENOG503NYCH) encodes MLSSCFGSGRRRSDEHEPLLPQYDDTTSLQRQLHQKLHTYQMLRALSKGFMPSNEQIIVNLRTLLAADILNPDLDTTELSDSGQALVHYSKQFVHQLIELLQHKNSNDQIQDFIWYLTRARVSMDMEHVAERAAKAKAKADTAAAYKSLQTVGSLLLTNSDFRLFLTDLNLVAREVFKDTAFALSEASKEAGKSLEPSPQEQESLKAPGKDAQTPPSKEDLLNQASEITQVLTGSTSTVVEGAENSIISKLQGDEKDTMLFRLKQAVLKLRKRRDYSDSVSTLSLLLKRYAMVYSRIARDTLEAADQDVDRNPETDRALKNFWLFIRSFGDAEEWEELERRFRDVMDHGQNDPEFEDLVQQLGNALQEMFTDAAFFEHAEERFQALRVRSRQLASGSSLRDDIDGLLAQVQSTFQSVIRDKDVANLIKTATTIGKILSPKHQYANTDLLTDSINVFVPLLIQSISYIPIPRLEISTPQLDLLLENLILEPGVTVNHSSFFPYKLRVETFNDLEIRKARFRTTSAIKSLMRIRIDGLSIKAEEVGFWLRAHTGLLRLVDEGIASFELDERGLDIQLDVEVGRDRLEKILSLRGVRVRIHKLNWTLRRSRFSFLAWLMKPLLKPLIRKTIEMQIASAIKDSLHFANRELLFARERLRATRIADPDDLRTFFKAVLARLTPPDDPDLYARVGVGEPGQGVFEGVYAPGSIVKLWKEEAQQAAQRIRENERDGWRNDVFDVHARLLG; translated from the exons ATGCTTTCGTCTTGCTTTGGATCTGGCCGGCGCCGGTCAGACGAGCATgagccgctgctgccccaaTACGATGACACCACCTCGCTGCAGAGACAGCTGCACCAGAAGCTGCACACGTACCAGATGCTTCGAGCTCTATCCAAAGGTTTCATGCCCTCAAACGAGCAGATCATTGTGAATCTCAGAACCCTTCTCGCTGccgacatcctcaacccagATCTCGACACAACGGAACTGAGCGACTCGGGCCAAGCGCTGGTGCATTACAGCAAACAGTTTGTCCACCAACTCATtgagctcctccaacacaagAACAGCAATGATCAGATTCAAGATTTTATCTGGTACTTGACCAGGGCGAGGGTCTCGATGGACATGGAACACGTCGCTGAACGGGCAGCCAAGGCAAAAGCCAAGGCTGACACAGCAGCAG CTTACAAGAGCCTTCAAACAGTGGGTTCCCTGCTTCTCACAAACTCGGACTTTCGCCTGTTCCTCACAGATCTCAACTTGGTTGCCCGCGAGGTGTTCAAAGACACCGCCTTTGCCCTTTCCGAGGCTTCGAAAGAAGCGGGTAAAAGTCTTGAACCGTCTCCTCAGGAGCAGGAATCCTTGAAGGCACCGGGGAAGGATGCGCAGACACCGCCAAGCAAAGAAGACCTCTTGAACCAGGCCTCAGAGATTACCCAGGTGCTCACCGGGAGCACGTCTACCGTGGTTGAGGGAGCCGAAAACAGTATCATCAGCAAGCTCCAAGGTGATGAAAAAGACACCATGCTTTTCCGGCTGAAGCAGGCCGTGTTGAAGCTTAGAAAACGACGCGACTATTCCGACTCTGTTTCGACCCTCTCACTACTGCTCAAGCGCTATGCCATGGTTTACTCACGCATTGCTCGCGACACTCTCGAGGCGGCTGACCAAGACGTTGACCGGAATCCGGAGACGGACCGAGCGCTGAAAAACTTCTGGCTGTTCATCCGATCATTCGGGGATGCCGAGGAGTGGGAAGAGCTGGAGCGGCGCTTCAGAGACGTTATGGATCATGGCCAGAATGACCCGGAATTTGAGGACCTGGTTCAGCAACTAGGAAACGCACTCCAGGAAATGTTTACAGACGCAGCCTTCTTCGAGCACGCCGAAGAGAGGTTCCAGGCATTACGGGTCAGGTCGAGACAACTTGCCTCGGGGTCATCTTTACGGGACGACATTGACGGACTTCTTGCTCAGGTGCAGTCAACCTTTCAGTCGGTCATCAGAGACAAGGATGTTGCCAATCTCATCAAAACCGCAACCACCATCGGCAAGATTCTTTCCCCCAAGCACCAGTATGCCAATACAGATTTGCTGACGGATTCGATCAATGTTTTCGTGCCACTGCTCATCCAGTCAATCAGTTACATCCCGATACCCAGGCTTGAAATCTCAACACCGCAACTCGACTTGTTGCTTGAAAATCTCATCTTGGAACCCGGCGTCACGGTCAATCATTCTTCATTTTTCCCATATAAGCTCCGAGTTGAGACCTTCAATGACTTGGAGATCCGCAAGGCGCGCTTTCGGACAACTTCGGCGATAAAGAGCCTGATGCGCATCAGGATTGATGGATTGTCCATCAAGGCCGAAGAGGTAGGGTTCTGGCTCCGGGCGCACACAGGGCTCTTACGCCTGGTGGATGAGGGAATTGCTTCGTTTGAGCTTGACGAGCGAGGTCTGGACATCCAGCTCGACGTGGAGGTTGGGAGAGACAGACTTGAGAAGATACTCTCTCTAAGGGGGGTAAGGGTGCGCATCCACAAACTCAACTGGACCCTGCGGAGAAGTAGGTTCAGTTTTCTGGCATGGCTCATGAAGCCACTCCTCAAACCGCTTATTCGCAAAACCATCGAGATGCAGATCGCCTCGGCCATCAAGGATTCACTGCACTTTGCCAACCGGGAACTCTTGTTCGCACGGGAAAGACTCCGTGCGACACGTATAGCTGATCCTGATGACTTGCGGACTTTTTTCAAGGCTGTTTTGGCAAGACTTACACCCCCTGACGACCCAGATCTCTACGCTCGTGTCGGTGTCGGCGAGCCAGGCCAAGGTGTCTTCGAAGGAGTTTACGCGCCTGGTAGTATCGTCAAATTGTGGAAGGAAGAGGCACAACAGGCAGCACAAAGGATCCGAGAAAATGAGAGAGACGGGTGGCGCAATGATGTTTTCGATGTCCACGCCAGACTTTTGGGGTGA
- a CDS encoding uncharacterized protein (EggNog:ENOG503P5FK; COG:S): MALPEIASIILRLAELAFAAVVAGLNGDYLHSVHGASSWDLGRHIYTEVVAGLSILFAIIWLFPFSSSFIHWPADLFFSILWFVAFGLLVDWLDGSCGRVFDWTNLSFRDTASCAQFKAVVAFSFLSAICWLASAIVGFWWVRRNTRVRHTTTAPTYRRRRWYRSRV, encoded by the exons ATGGCGCTACCCGAGATCGCCTCCATCATTCTGCGGCTGGCAGAGCTGGCGTTTGCGGCCGTTGTCGCAGGCTTGAACGGCGACTATCTACACTCAGTTCACGGCGCTTCCTCGTGGGATTTGGGACGACACATCTACACTGAAGTTGTTGCGGGATTGTCGATTTTGTTTGCCATTATTTGGCTGTTTCCCTTCAGCTCCTCGTTTATCCATTGGCCGGCCGATCTGTTCTTCAGCATCCTGTGGTTTGTGGCCTTTGGTCTATTGGTGGATTGGCTCGATGGTTCTTGCGG ACGGGTTTTCGACTGgaccaacctctccttccgGGACACTGCATCCTGTGCCCAGTTCAAGGCCGTAGTCGCTTTTTCCTTCTTGAGTGCCATCTGCTGGCTAGCCAGTGCCATCGTCGG TTTCTGGTGGGTTCGCCGCAACACTCGTGTTCGtcacaccaccactgcaCCCACCTACCGTCGTCGCCGTTGGTATCGCTCTCGCGTTTAA
- a CDS encoding uncharacterized protein (EggNog:ENOG503P4B6) gives MSSIVNKIKEAVHSDKSHHGAPEGTSGPHNSRVANAADPRVDSDRDGSHTAGRTTGTTGTNEGLHGPHNSRAANTLDPRVDSDRDGSRTAGNTGTGFGNTGTGFGNTGTGFGNSSRTAGTNEGLHGPHSSRVANTLDPRVDSDRDGSNTLGSSGTGTHTTAGFGGNTGIGSGNTHRATAGTGTTGMTGTHGAPAGTHGPHNSRIANAADPRVDSDRDGRGAIHSGPGPASNTAGPHSSDMANKLDPRVDSDLDGSKTIGQNRTHQSGTATSIARDPTDASQVPPSVLRKHLGDPVVEHDDHHHHRERRNSVKSHQEAFSGV, from the exons ATGTCTTCCATCGtcaacaagatcaaggaggctgTCCACTCCGACAAGTCCCACCATGGCGCTCCTGAAGGCACCAGCGGACCCCACAACTCTCGTGTCGCCAACGCTGCCGACCCCCGCGTCGACTCTGATCGTGACGGCTCCCACACTGCTGGCCgcaccaccggcaccaccggTACCAACGAAGGTCTCCACGGCCCCCACAACTCCCGCGCTGCCAACACTCTCGACCCCCGTGTAGACTCGGACCGTGACGGCTCTCGCACTGCTGGCAACACTGGTACTGGCTTTGGCAACACTGGTACTGGCTTTGGCAACACTGGTACTGGCTTCGGCAACTCAAGCCGCACCGCTGGCACCAACGAGGGTCTCCATGGCCCACACAGCTCCCGCGTTGCCAACACTCTGGATCCCCGCGTCGATTCTGACCGTGACGGTTCCAACACTCTTGGCTCTTCTGGCACCggcacccacaccaccgctggCTTCGGCGGCAACACTGGCATCGGCTCTGGCAACACTCACCGCGCCACTGCCGGCACCGGCACGACTGGCATGACCGGCACCCATGGTGCCCCCGCCGGCACTCACGGCCCTCACAACTctcgcattgccaacgcTGCTGATCCCAGAGTTGACTCTGACCGTGATGGCCGTGGTGCCATCCACAGCGGACCTGGCCCtgccagcaacactgccggCCCCCACTCCAGCGATATGGCGAACAAGCTCGACCCCCGTGTCGACTCGGATCTTGACGGTTCCAAGACCATTGGTCAAAACAGGACTCACCA ATCTGGGACAGCCACTTCCATCGCAAGAGACCCTACGGACGCTTCTCAGGTCCCGCCCTCTGTCCTTCGCAAGCATCTGGGTGACCCGGTGGTTGAGCatgatgaccaccaccatcaccgcgaGAGGAGAAACAGCGTGAAGTCCCACCAGGAGGCCTTTAGCGGAGTCTAA
- a CDS encoding uncharacterized protein (EggNog:ENOG503P53N), whose amino-acid sequence MSSQIDSSDEQFSASEQAHSSSPSPSQFSRASSYRGREYTLYDAVAGQVSLNERVQPHGSSSRRSNRPGSGNLTSRTYRLAPEEVLFRRHNAPTRYAEHDIYWAHEDLLPSQQLPDSALLRSVHCYASKFYDYTALNSSHLHSQLPKDGLPSLPSQTQPHSEFFQKKANTDLRSLDETALLAFGVLLEEASREVLGKRGDLVFAEAEGYQPPQASSQAAGATPATTAATLVPSSTGGTEEGKANGGGALDTDVSHGEGGPKKRRKVARRRKKRPDDGPDRLD is encoded by the exons ATGTCGAGTCAGATCGACTCATCAGATGAACAATTTTCCGCCTCTGAGCAGGCACATTCGAGCTCACCATCTCCTTCGCAATTTTCCCGAGCGTCGTCCTATCGAGGCCGCGAGTATACCCTTTATGACGCGGTCGCCG GTCAGGTATCTCTAAATGAACGCGTCCAGCCacatggcagcagcagccgtcgCAGCAATCGACCTGGCTCAGGAAACCTCACATCCCGCACCTACAGGCTTGCCCCAGAAGAGGTTCTATTTCGGCGGCACAACGCCCCGACTCGATATGCCGAGCATGATATCTACTGGGCCCACGAGGATTTGCTGCCGTCACAGCAACTACCCGACAGTGCCCTTCTGAGATCTGTTCACTGTTACGCAAGTAAATTCTACGACTACACTGCCTTGAATTCTTCCCACCTCCACTCCCAGCTCCCCAAGGATGGATTACCTTCTCTTCCAAGCCAGACACAACCACACTCGGAGTTTTTCCAAAAGAAAGCAAACACAGACCTCCGGAGTCTAGATGAGACGGCCCTCCTGGCTTTTGGCGTCCTCCTTGAAGAAGCCAGCCGTGAAGTGCTAGGGAAGCGGGGCGACTTGGTGTTTGCCGAGGCAGAGGGATATCAGCCTCCCCAAGCCTCTTCTCAAGCAGCTGGTGCAACGCCAGCAACCACGGCCGCCACCCTggtgccatcatcaacagggGGAACCGAAGAGGGAAAGGCAAATGGCGGTGGAGCCCTGGATACTGATGTCTCACACGGTGAAGGAGGCCCAAAAAAACGAAGGAAAGTGGCAAGAAGACGCAAAAAACGCCCTGACGATGGTCCTGACAGACTGGACTGA
- a CDS encoding uncharacterized protein (COG:S; EggNog:ENOG503NXI1) — protein MDHSGAPDTKRPRLTTGSPWSAGGSHHGRTLLNPNPSPTSGQSPHLPPTSSPYHQPSPHHYARPSGTGDHNHPHPHPHPHPHSHPHSHPHPQPPPPPPPPPPPSQAPHPHAHQQHPHPQGPPPPVAQTPVDDRRHHESERFQTMHDHRQPPHSPAHPAFSSYSSRETIVKPDPGEDTTLPQLRRPLSTSNGPEIMTPGTPHSALPPQSYADDKRHMSFDSGPQQQQQQQPQQQQQQQSQPPQQPQPPPPPPPQQQPMYGRQPSYPPQTPLPHAQPYEYPPPSYGAQHDGLPYSIHVASSNAKRKGQRASQACETCRQLKAKCDELKPCKSCREKKVECKYRELVPKQQDKVQADILEQLMIMRNDFQDWIATNDRRVGRLEEAVKRIAPAADLQQFEPIQEEEIRPASAESGSAPVAEEAYTSSPTGGAQAPPIDAEAARQITREMEVEKEVEPGPFVQPGVPTIPPNHTTLAAFLLKWRPIEALVRRYLDAEKIKYVDEFPIRQEERRGLLRVWGRGEGMDSSRDRDAPHDLGMMEVHDDYSDAGAPSPADCWGGISGSPGPMDGKSGNGLLHIPDFSESTVWKYVKSFNDNIQNMHPLIIPNELNAMVKLFLDGLHPSSRSKGGGSNIAKFAVGSQGETSLKRKRTSPGPEGGSSEPSLPPKVGRPMFQRSINNALVLLVLALGKICLHKDKRLPDVVPVSEPVQHGSPFLRNGNPAPASPSQGSPPSYASHSHAAGLPSPKDSGERAGTSRRSSFQGSGVSAKPVASLKRNLDVIPGLDYFAHATDILGGQLAGTSLRHIHAYILAGLYHGQLGRVVESYAYIKEAGWALQIKMRPSLDRFKRLQESQTTNRDSVTEKSDNQLVFAFWTCLQLESDIIAELPLPQSHILAFEEIMPYPNINMATGLGFDEHVLRSYLAQLYLRKNLNQIHQTLYNPENPQPLETHSAGGGIIEIIQNSLDMRFVPPEFKFLESDPPAKDILSARLRAKYWGARVITFRPFIRQILEHNFDKAMSTTSPMQGVSPAGRIQDDFSDDVKAYAQKGIKALVESTRAFHGVEDKRFIITNVFGTAHAQWGNLLTLAAVFKDPVLNQYIDEGLLKELFTKTISFFKIISHPSSALSIDMRILEGLQNELWRRPNSIDLVDHQPGSSFSSNASNGIPLSCMAPTTPLPGMHAPSTPVDAFRPPPPGQLHGPLLPPVLGAVPDGLPVMSPGSLPPMQHPPPPY, from the exons ATGGACCATTCAGGGGCGCCTGACACCAAGCGGCCCCGTCTGACGACTGGCTCGCCATGGTCAGCAGGCGGTTCACATCACGGCAGAACACTCCTTAATCCCAATCCCTCCCCGACGAGTGGACAATCGCCTCATCTGCCGCCAACGTCGAGCCCCTatcatcaaccatcaccacatcactACGCCCGCCCTTCTGGTACCGGCGATCACAACCATCCACACCcgcaccctcaccctcatcctcactctcaccctcactctcacccccatcctcaaccaccaccaccgccgccgccgccgccaccaccatcacaagcacctcaccctcacgcccaccagcagcaccctcatcctcagggTCCGCCGCCGCCTGTTGCGCAAACGCCCGTCGACGACCGAAGACACCATGAGTCCGAGAGATTTCAGACCATGCACGATCACCGGCAACCTCCACACTCGCCGGCCCACCCAGCATTTTCGAGCTACTCTTCTAGGGAAACCATAGTAAAACCCGACCCAGGCGAAGACACCACGCTGCCGCAGTTGCGCAGGCCTCTATCAACGAGCAACGGTCCCGAAATCATGACGCCGGGAACACCACATAGCGCCCTCCCGCCGCAGTCATACGCCGACGACAAGCGCCATATGAGCTTCGACAGCGgccctcagcagcagcagcagcaacaaccacagcaacagcaacagcagcaatcacaaccaccacagcagccgcagccaccgccgcccccgccgccacaacagcagcccatGTACGGCAGGCAACCAAGCTATCCACCGCAGACGCCCTTGCCACACGCGCAGCCATATGAatacccaccaccttcaTACGGAGCACAACATGATGGCTTGCCTTACTCGATCCATGTGGCCTCTTCGAATGCGAAGCGCAAAGGACAGCGTGCCTCACAG GCCTGTGAGACGTGCCGTCAGCTCAAAGCAAAGTGCGACGAGCTGAAGCCTTGCAAAAGCTGtagagaaaaaaaggtggAATGCAAATACCGAGAACTTGTTCCCAAACA GCAAGATAAAGTGCAGGCCGACATTTTGGAGCAGCTTATGATTATGAGAAACGACTTTCAGGACTGGATCGCGACAAATGACAGGCGCGTGGGCAGGCTCGAAGAGGCGGTAAAGCGAATCGCACCAGCAGCAGATCTTCAGCAGTTCGAGCCGATACAAGAGGAAGAAATCCGACCAGCCTCAGCCGAATCAGGGAGCGCGCCCGTGGCAGAGGAAGCGtacacatcatcacccaccgGAGGGGCTCAGGCACCCCCCATCGATGCCGAAGCTGCACGCCAGATAACACGTGAGATGGAGGTTGAAAAGGAGGTAGAACCGGGGCCGTTCGTTCAGCCTGGAGTCCCGACCATCCCGCCCAATCATACGACATTGGCTGCGTTCTTGCTCAAGTGGCGACCCATCGAGGCGTTGGTTCGGCGCTATCTTGATGCCGAAAAGATCAAGTATGTGGATGAGTTCCCCATCAGACAGGAGGAAAGACGAGGGTTGTTGCGAGTCTGGGGTCGGGGCGAAGGCATGGACAGCAGCCGGGACAGGGACGCGCCTCACGATctggggatgatggaggtgcaTGATGACTACTCTGACGCCGGCGCGCCATCTCCAGCAGACTGCTGGGGCGGAATCAGCGGCTCACCTGGCCCCATGGACGGAAAGTCTGGCAACGGACTCCTCCATATCCCAGACTTTTCCGAATCAACTGTGTGGAAATACGTCAAGAGCTTCAACGACAATATTCAGAACATGCACCCACTCATTATCCCCAATGAGCTGAATGCCATGGTCAAGCTGTTTCTTGACGGCCTCCACCCAAGCTCGAGAAGCAAGGGCGGGGGCTCGAACATTGCCAAGTTCGCCGTTGGGTCGCAAGGGGAGACCTCGctcaagagaaaaaggacCTCGCCCGGCCCGGAAGGTGGCAGTAGCGAGCCCTCGTTGCCGCCCAAGGTCGGCAGGCCCATGTTCCAGCGATCTATTAACAATGCGCTGGTTCTGcttgtccttgcccttggtAAAATCTGCCTTCACAAGGACAAACGGCTGCCAGATGTTGTGCCAGTCAGCGAACCTGTCCAGCACGGCTCCCCCTTTCTGCGCAACGGCAACCCGGCGCCAGCATCCCCGTCGCAGGGCTCGCCTCCGTCCTACGCTTCTCATTCCCACGCAGCTGGCCTCCCTTCGCCCAAGGACAGTGGCGAGCGAGCTGGAACCAGCAGGCGCTCCTCGTTTCAAGGATCCGGCGTGTCGGCCAAACCGGTGGCCTCCCTCAAGAGGAACCTGGACGTGATTCCTGGCCTGGACTATTTTGCCCATGCTACCGACATTCTTGGCGGTCAACTGGCTGGAACAAGCCTGCGTCATATTCACGCGTATATTTTGGCCGGGTTGTACCACGGTCagctggggagggtggtggagagctACGCCTACATCAAGGAAGCCGGTTGGGCGCTGCAGATCAAAATGAGACCAAGCCTGGATCGGTTCAAGAGGCTTCAAGAGAGCCAGACAACCAACAGGGACTCGGTCACCGAGAAATCGGACAACCAGCTTGTCTTTGCCTTCTGGACATGCCTTCAGCTCGAAAGCGACATCATTGCCGAGTTGCCGCTGCCACAGTCTCACATTTTGGCGTTTGAGGAAATCATGCCTTatcccaacatcaacatggcGACGGGGCTCGGTTTTGACGAGCACGTCCTGCGAAGCTACTTGGCTCAGCTCTACCTCCGCAAGAACCTGAACCAGATCCATCAGACGCTGTACAACCCGGAGAACCCGCAGCCTCTCGAGACTCACTCAGCCGGGGGCGGCATCATTGAGATTATCCAGAACTCGCTGGACATGCGATTCGTGCCACCCGAGTTCAAGTTTTTGGAGTCTGATCCCCCAGCAAAGGATATCCTGTCTGCCCGGTTGCGTGCCAAGTACTGGGGCGCTCGGGTCATCACCTTTCGCCCGTTCATCAGACAGATTCTCGAGCACAATTTCGACAAGGCCATGTCCACCACGTCCCCGATGCAGGGAGTGTCGCCGGCCGGCAGGATCCAGGATGATTTCTCTGATGATGTCAAGGCGTATGCCCAGAAAGGCATCAAGGCTCTGGTTGAAAGCACGAGGGCCTTTCACGGGGTCGAGGACAAGCGATTCATCATTACCAATGTATTCGGCACAGCGCATGC ACAATGGGGCAATCTGCTCACGCTGGCGGCCGTGTTCAAGGACCCGGTGCTGAACCAGTACATTGACGAGGGCCTCTTGAAAGAACTTTTTACCAAAACAATCTCTTTTTTCAAGATTATCTCGCACCCCTCGAGCGCTCTATCAATCGACATGCGGATTCTGGAAGGCCTTCAGAACGAACTGTGGCGACGGCCAAACAGTATCGACCTGGTGGACCACCAGCCCGGatccagcttctcgagcAATGCCAGCAACGGCATCCCACTATCTTGCATGGCCCCGACCACGCCTCTTCCTGGCATGCATGCTCCCAGCACACCAGTGGACGCCTTccgcccaccgccgcctggTCAGCTGCACGGCCCGCTCCTACCGCCCGTGTTGGGTGCCGTACCCGACGGCCTACCGGTGATGTCACCGGGGTCCCTGCCCCCCATGcagcatccaccaccaccatactGA